Proteins from one Esox lucius isolate fEsoLuc1 chromosome 19, fEsoLuc1.pri, whole genome shotgun sequence genomic window:
- the LOC105028883 gene encoding troponin I, fast skeletal muscle-like: MSEKKMNSSRRAHLKSLMLSIAKNLLEVEASTLKKEKEVYIGENCPSPNMSGGIPELQEMIKKLGQAADKIDEERYDVESKVKKADKEIEDLKMKVVEIQGMKKPALKKVRLSADAMLSALLGSKHKATIDFKANLKQVKKEVKEEEEVGDWRKNVDEQAGMDGRKKKFETA; encoded by the exons ATGTCAGA GAAAAAGATGAATTCCAGTCGCAGGGCTCATCTAAAG AGCTTGATGCTCTCAATAGCGAAAAACTTGCTGGAGGTTGAAGCAAGTActttaaaaaaggaaaaggaagtGTATATTGGAGAAAACTGCCCTTCTCCAAATATGTCTGGGGGTATTCCTGAGCTGCAG GAAATGATCAAAAAGTTGGGCCAGGCTGCGGACAAGATTGATGAGGAAAGATATGATGTAGAATCAAAAGTGAAGAAGGCAGATAAAGAG ATTGAGGACCTGAAGATGAAAGTGGTTGAAATCCAAGGCATGAAGAAGCCAGCTCTGAAGAAAGTGCGTTTGTCTGCTGATGCTATGTTGTCAGCTCTTCTGGGCTCCAAGCACAAGGCTACCATAGACTTTAAAGCCAACTTGAAACAAGTGAAGAAGGAGGTCAAAGAGGAG GAAGAAGTTGGAGACTGGCGTAAGAATGTTGATGAACAGGCTGGCATGGATGGCAGGAAGAAGAAGTTTGAAACTGCATAA